Proteins encoded together in one Onychomys torridus chromosome 1, mOncTor1.1, whole genome shotgun sequence window:
- the LOC118569051 gene encoding vomeronasal type-2 receptor 116-like translates to MVSLIFVFLVLKPPFLSCSLTDPVCFFRIKDKKNPEGDKDTDCSFSIYTEHGIMKNDYFSGNLDKQLTPKNVHLIFSLYFAMEKINRNPHILPNISLLVDIKCNLVEDRKKNGLSLKKSENIPNYYCKNQRKYLIVLTGPISGVPATFGPFQYMSRTPELYYGDFDPFLNVHEQFPHLYQISPKDTSLPLAMVSLVVYFRWNWVGVIISDDDHGIQFLSELREKMQRNIVCLAFVSIIANGNLSFIKMFDKYFNQIMMSSAKVVIVYGEKDSTVQLNFILWKSVTFNRIWVSMSQFDRITIKGDFLLNSPYGTLIYSHKNSEISGFKQFMQRVHPSNYSNEISFIRLWWIYFNCSWSSSNCTKLKNCSTTNVLKWLFRHQFGMSMSDSSYNLYNAVYAVAHALHKMLLKEVDLWSEHAGKGLELDSWQMFSFLKNIQFVNPSGDLVNMNQKTKQDTEYDIFYITDFKHFGLKVKIGKFSRHFPNDPQLYVSDEMIEWATDFRQTPPSICSRPCSPGHRKSPQEGKAVCCFDCIPCPENKISNMTSMDDCMKCPDDQYSNAKRTHCLKKVVTFLAYDDHLGMCLAILALCFSSLTAIVLAIFLKHQDTPIVKANNRVVSYVLLISLIFCFLCPLLYIGHPHMATCILQQTSFAIFFTMAASSVLAKTITVVLAFKVTVPDRRMRWLLASGAPNFIIPICTVIQLIICGIWMGTSPPFVDEDVHAEYGHILITCNKGSVIAFHCVLGYLGSISLGSFTVAFLARTLPDTFNEAKFLTFSMLVFCSVWITFLPVYQSTKGKATVAVEVFCILASSAGLLFCIFAPKCYIILFKPHINSFHKIRKRHSKTENIH, encoded by the exons GTTGACACCGAAGAACGTACACttgattttctctctttattttgccatggaaaaaataaataggaatCCTCATATTTTACCAAACATTTCTCTGCTAGTTGACATCAAATGTAACCTGGTGGAGGATAGGAAGAAAAATGGTCTATCtctaaaaaaaagtgaaaacattcCTAACTACTACtgtaaaaatcagagaaaatatttaattgtactTACAGGACCCATATCGGGAGTTCCTGCAACTTTTGGACCATTCCAATACATGTCTAGAACTCCAGAG CTCTACTATGGTGATTTTGATCCTTTTCTGAATGTCCATGAACAATTTCCTCATCTCTACCAGATATCGCCCAAGGACACATCTCTACCACTAGCCATGGTGTCCCTAGTGGTTTATTTCAGATGGAACTGGGTAGGAGTGATCATTTCAGATGATGACCATGgaattcaatttctttctgaatTGAGAGAGAAGATGCAAAGAAACATTGTCTGTTTAGCATTTGTGAGTATTATTGCCAACGGGAATTTATCATTCATTAAAATGTTTGATAAATACTTTAACCAGATCATGATGTCATCAGCAAAAGTTGTAATTGTTTATGGAGAAAAAGACTCTACTGTACAATTGAACTTCATACTATGGAAATCTGTAACATTTAACAGAATCTGGGTCAGTATGTCACAATTTGATAGAATCACAATTAAAGGAGATTTTCTGCTTAACTCTCCCTATGGGACTCTCATTTATTCACATAAGAATTCTGAAATATCTGGCTTTAAACAATTTATGCAGAGAGTGCACCCTTCAAATTACAGTaatgaaatttcatttattaGACTATGgtggatttattttaattgttcttgGTCCTCATCTAATTGTACGAAACTGAAAAATTGTTCTACCACAAATGTATTAAAGTGGTTGTTTAGGCACCAGTTTGGAATGTCCATGAGTGACTCAAGTTATAACTTGTACAATGCAGTGTATGCTGTGGCCCACGCACTCCATAAAATGCTTCTGAAAGAAGTAGACCTATGGTCAGAGCATGCTGGAAAAGGACTGGAATTGGACTCCTGGCAG AtgttctcttttctgaagaacaTACAATTTGTAAATCCTTCTGGAGACCTAGTGAATATGAACCAGAAGACAAAACAGGATACAGAGTATGACATTTTCTATATCACAGATTTTAAACACTTTGGACTTAAAGTCAAAATAGGAAAATTTTCTCGACATTTTCCAAATGATCCACAATTGTACGTATCTGATGAAATGATTGAGTGGGCCACGGATTTTAGACAG ACTCCACCATCCATATGCAGTAGGCCCTGCAGTCCTGGACACAGAAAATCCCCTCAGGAAGGGAAGGCTGTCTGTTGTTTTGATTGTATTCCATgtccagaaaataaaatttccaacaTGACAA GCATGGACGACTGTATGAAGTGTCCAGATGATCAGTACAGCAATGCAAAACGAACTCACTGCCTCAAAAAAGTTGTGACCTTTCTGGCTTATGATGATCACTTAGGAATGTGTCTGGCCatcttggctctgtgtttctcttctcttACAGCTATTGTACTAGCTATCTTTTTGAAACATCAAGATACACCCATAGTTAAGGCCAATAACCGAGTTGTCAGCTATGTACTACTCATCTCcctcatattttgttttctctgtcccttgctcTATATTGGCCATCCCCATATGGCCACCTGTATCTTGCAGCAGACATCATTTGCAATTTTCTTCACCATGGCAGCCTCCTCTGTCTTGGCTAAGACAATTACTGTGGTACTAGCATTCAAAGTCACTGTTCCagatagaagaatgagatggcTGCTGGCATCAGGTGCACCTAACTTTATCATTCCCATCTGCACTGTGATCCAACTGATTATCTGTGGAATCTGGATGGGAACTTCTCCTCCATTTGTTGATGAGGATGTACATGCTGAATATGGCCATATTTTGATCACCTGCAACAAAGGTTCAGTTATTGCCTTCCACTGTGTCTTGGGATATTTGGGATCCATTTCCCTGGGAAGCTTTACTGTAGCTTTCCTAGCTAGAACTttgcctgacacattcaatgaagccaagttcctgacattcagcatgctggtgttctgcagtgtctggATCACCTTCCTTCCTGTATATCAAAGCACCAAGGGCAAGGCTACAGTAGCCGTGGAGGTTTTCTGTATCTTGGCCTCAAGTGCAGGACTACTTTTTTGCATCTTTGCCCCAAAGTGTTATATTATTTTGTTCAAACCACACATAAATTCTTTTCATAAGATCAGAAAAAGACATTCTAAAACTGAAAATATCCATTGA